The following proteins are encoded in a genomic region of Natrarchaeobius halalkaliphilus:
- the nadC gene encoding carboxylating nicotinate-nucleotide diphosphorylase, which produces MTLVTDTDVERWLREDLGHHDVTNQVPGETTGRLVAKESGILAGLEAATAVFDYLDVTVRDHVRVGSHVDAGDEILSVEGSARDVLRGERLVVNLVGHASGIATATHAAVDAARTESTDVRIAATRKTTPGLRGLEKRAVVAGGGDTHRLDLSHMVMVKDNHVSEMGLEGAISHFRERVSFATKIEVEVEAVDDAPRAAEFGADIVLLDNMTPEETAAAADALSEYETVLAEASGGIALEDVAEYAATGVDVISMGSLTHSASSLDLSFRTGA; this is translated from the coding sequence ATGACGCTCGTTACCGATACCGACGTCGAACGCTGGCTCCGGGAGGACCTCGGCCACCACGACGTCACGAATCAGGTCCCGGGTGAGACGACCGGTCGCCTCGTGGCGAAAGAATCCGGGATCCTCGCCGGTCTTGAAGCCGCAACCGCCGTCTTCGACTACCTCGACGTCACGGTCCGTGATCACGTGCGCGTGGGATCTCACGTCGACGCCGGTGACGAGATTCTTTCGGTCGAGGGCTCGGCACGCGACGTGCTTCGCGGCGAACGGCTCGTGGTCAATCTGGTGGGCCACGCGTCGGGAATCGCGACCGCAACGCACGCCGCGGTCGACGCCGCTCGAACGGAGTCGACGGACGTCCGAATCGCCGCGACCAGAAAGACGACGCCCGGTCTACGCGGGCTCGAGAAGCGAGCCGTCGTCGCCGGTGGCGGAGATACGCACCGGCTCGATCTCTCCCACATGGTGATGGTCAAAGACAACCACGTCTCCGAGATGGGTCTCGAGGGAGCGATCTCGCACTTTCGCGAGCGCGTCTCCTTTGCGACGAAGATCGAAGTCGAAGTCGAAGCGGTCGACGACGCACCGCGAGCGGCCGAGTTCGGAGCCGATATCGTCCTGCTCGACAACATGACGCCGGAAGAAACCGCAGCGGCCGCCGATGCCCTCAGCGAGTACGAGACTGTGCTCGCGGAGGCAAGCGGCGGAATCGCCCTCGAGGACGTTGCCGAGTACGCCGCGACGGGCGTCGACGTCATCTCGATGGGATCGCTCACCCACTCGGCCTCGTCGCTCGATCTGTCGTTCCGGACGGGAGCGTGA
- a CDS encoding L-aspartate oxidase, producing MTERHKTTDVLVVGSGIAGCAAALSAARAGANVLVLTKAQRPTDASTDWAQGGISTTRGDPDALKADILEASDDTADPAAIDVLVEDADEAVEDILIETLEIAFDETGTGAYDYAREAAHSENRILHVDAATGTHILRPFLNYIDDHDRIEVRQDTAALELVTHEGRVYGVLSDETPTGHPIFAGTTILATGGIGALYTRSTNPDDATGDGIAMAALAGADVEDLEYVQFHPTAYDGDDTFLLSEALRGEGAILRNGDGDAFMVDYHPQADLAPRDVVARAVETEREATGEVVLDVSPIAFETAFPNIAERCRERGIDGDEIPVSPCEHFLCGGIDVDESGRTSLGRLYAVGECSRTGVHGANRLASTSLLEGLVWGLRAGSDAAERDVDAEIVEAPELRNSDPDLPERFATEKSIRLKRTMDEYLGLERDLDEIGRASAVLRRLKGEVDAYIRTRTARDLYELRNASVTALLIARAASENSTSRGCHYVVSGDDDAPTEPETESEPTSPIDGS from the coding sequence GCGGCATCGCGGGCTGTGCTGCGGCGCTTTCGGCGGCCAGGGCGGGCGCGAACGTCCTCGTCCTTACGAAAGCACAACGCCCCACCGACGCGAGCACCGACTGGGCACAGGGTGGTATCTCGACGACGAGAGGAGACCCCGACGCACTGAAAGCGGACATTCTCGAGGCGAGCGACGACACCGCCGACCCGGCGGCGATCGACGTGCTCGTCGAAGACGCCGACGAGGCGGTCGAAGACATCCTCATCGAGACGCTGGAGATCGCGTTCGACGAAACCGGAACGGGGGCGTACGATTACGCCCGCGAAGCGGCTCACTCCGAAAACCGGATCCTCCACGTCGACGCCGCGACGGGCACGCATATCCTGCGTCCGTTCTTGAACTACATCGACGATCACGACCGGATCGAGGTCAGACAGGACACGGCGGCCCTCGAACTCGTCACTCACGAGGGACGAGTTTACGGCGTCTTGAGCGACGAAACACCGACTGGTCATCCGATCTTCGCCGGTACGACGATCCTCGCGACCGGTGGCATCGGCGCACTCTATACGCGCTCGACCAACCCGGACGACGCGACCGGCGACGGCATCGCGATGGCCGCACTCGCCGGCGCGGACGTCGAGGACCTCGAGTACGTCCAGTTTCACCCGACGGCGTACGACGGCGACGATACGTTCCTCCTCTCGGAGGCCCTCCGCGGTGAGGGAGCGATCCTTCGAAACGGGGACGGCGATGCGTTCATGGTCGACTACCACCCGCAGGCTGATCTCGCGCCGCGGGACGTCGTCGCCCGCGCGGTCGAAACGGAACGCGAGGCGACCGGCGAGGTCGTCCTCGACGTGAGTCCGATCGCGTTCGAGACGGCGTTTCCGAACATCGCAGAGCGCTGTCGAGAGCGTGGCATCGACGGCGACGAGATCCCGGTATCTCCCTGCGAACACTTCCTCTGTGGTGGCATCGACGTCGACGAGAGCGGCCGTACCTCGCTCGGCCGGCTCTACGCCGTTGGCGAGTGTTCCCGAACGGGCGTCCACGGCGCGAACCGGCTCGCGAGTACGAGCCTGCTGGAGGGACTGGTCTGGGGACTTCGTGCGGGTTCTGACGCGGCCGAACGCGACGTCGATGCCGAGATCGTCGAGGCTCCCGAACTCCGCAACAGTGATCCGGACCTTCCCGAACGGTTCGCGACCGAGAAATCGATTCGACTGAAGCGCACGATGGACGAGTATCTCGGTCTCGAGCGCGATCTGGACGAGATCGGTCGTGCGAGCGCCGTACTCAGGCGGCTCAAAGGCGAGGTCGACGCCTATATCCGAACGCGAACGGCGCGCGATCTCTACGAGCTTCGTAACGCGAGCGTTACCGCGCTGCTGATCGCCCGCGCGGCGAGCGAAAACTCGACCTCGAGAGGCTGTCACTACGTTGTCAGCGGTGACGACGATGCCCCGACGGAACCGGAAACGGAGTCGGAGCCGACATCTCCGATCGATGGATCATGA